Proteins encoded by one window of uncultured Celeribacter sp.:
- a CDS encoding FAD-binding oxidoreductase, translating into MDILSRLQSITPHVLTGEDALPYGRDWVGKYETAPLAVVRPGTTEEVSAILALCYETSTPVVPMGGNTGLTGATAAEGALVLSLDRMQTIREIRPEARLAVVEAGVILQNLHEATAAHGLTYPMSFGAKGSARIGGTLATNAGGSNVLRYGNTRDLCLGIEVVLADGRVLDLMSELHKDNSGYDLRDLIIGSEGTLGVITAAVVKLAPLPLAYASAMVTVPDLSAALDLLNALQTRTGGMVEAFEYMPRDYMANLKRFRADLTPPLGHDQDHTIFLEIASTMARDCTPDETGQLPLTAHLEETLGEMFEEGLVLDAALAQSEAQRRLMWEIREAAAEISVAIKPVVINDLCVPLDQIETFLSRAEATLRALDPGFGTCVVAHLGDGNMHYTVYPSAPDLADPLMEAVEDIVKDMRGSFSAEHGIGLSKLPSMRRRKDPVALEMMRAVKAAFDPKGILNPGKTLP; encoded by the coding sequence ATGGACATTCTTTCCCGCCTTCAATCCATCACGCCACATGTGCTCACGGGCGAGGACGCCCTGCCCTATGGTCGCGATTGGGTCGGGAAATACGAGACCGCGCCGCTCGCGGTGGTGCGTCCCGGCACGACAGAAGAGGTTTCCGCTATTCTGGCTCTTTGCTATGAGACCAGCACCCCCGTGGTGCCGATGGGAGGCAACACCGGGCTGACGGGGGCCACCGCAGCGGAGGGCGCTTTGGTCCTTTCCCTCGATCGGATGCAAACCATCCGCGAGATCCGTCCCGAGGCGCGCCTTGCCGTGGTCGAGGCCGGGGTGATCCTTCAGAACCTGCACGAGGCCACCGCCGCACATGGCCTGACCTACCCGATGAGTTTTGGCGCCAAAGGCTCCGCGCGGATCGGCGGCACTTTGGCCACCAACGCGGGCGGTTCCAACGTGCTGCGCTACGGCAACACCCGCGACCTCTGTCTTGGCATCGAGGTCGTGCTGGCCGATGGTCGCGTGCTCGATCTCATGAGCGAGCTCCATAAGGACAATTCGGGCTACGACCTGCGCGATCTGATCATCGGCTCCGAAGGCACCTTGGGCGTAATCACCGCCGCCGTGGTGAAACTCGCGCCCCTGCCCTTGGCCTATGCCTCCGCCATGGTCACCGTGCCGGACCTCTCCGCCGCGCTTGATCTGCTCAATGCGCTGCAAACCCGCACGGGCGGCATGGTCGAGGCGTTTGAGTATATGCCGCGCGACTATATGGCAAATTTGAAACGTTTCCGCGCCGATCTGACCCCGCCTTTGGGCCATGATCAGGACCATACGATTTTTCTAGAAATCGCCTCGACCATGGCGCGCGACTGCACCCCCGACGAGACTGGCCAACTGCCGCTCACCGCCCATCTCGAAGAGACGCTGGGCGAGATGTTCGAAGAGGGCCTCGTACTCGACGCGGCACTGGCGCAGAGCGAGGCGCAGCGCCGTTTGATGTGGGAAATTCGCGAGGCGGCGGCGGAAATATCGGTGGCGATCAAGCCGGTGGTGATCAACGATCTTTGTGTGCCTCTGGATCAGATCGAGACCTTCCTGAGCCGCGCCGAGGCCACATTGCGCGCGCTTGATCCCGGCTTTGGCACCTGTGTCGTGGCCCACCTGGGCGATGGCAACATGCATTACACGGTCTATCCGAGCGCGCCTGATCTTGCCGATCCGCTGATGGAAGCGGTGGAGGACATCGTCAAAGACATGCGCGGCAGTTTTTCCGCTGAACATGGCATCGGGCTGTCGAAATTGCCGTCAATGCGGCGGCGCAAGGACCCGGTGGCTTTGGAGATGATGCGGGCGGTTAAGGCGGCCTTTGATCCGAAGGGGATTTTGAATCCCGGGAAGACGCTGCCCTAA
- the hemC gene encoding hydroxymethylbilane synthase: MTLTLPTPAQPMKIGTRSSPLALAQAYEARALLMQAFDLPEAAFEIVTISTRGDRVQDRSLRDLGGKGLFSKEIEEFLITGEIDIAVHSTKDMSVEQPEGLVLGTFLERENPFDAFITLDGKALADLPQGATVGSSSLRRKAQLLNKRPDLNVVEFRGSVQTRLTKLEEGVADATFLAMAGLNRLGYDDVPRQAVTAEEMLPAVAQGAISIEHREADSDIAEMLAALHHVPTGQAMACERAFLAKLDGSCQTPIAGLAQIDGGTLRLRGEILRTDGSESLTDDMSGPVEDGAAMGVEMATKLLERAGAGFFDWK; the protein is encoded by the coding sequence ATGACATTGACGCTCCCGACCCCCGCTCAACCGATGAAAATCGGCACCCGTAGCTCTCCGCTTGCGCTGGCGCAGGCCTATGAAGCGCGTGCGTTGTTGATGCAGGCTTTCGACCTGCCGGAAGCGGCCTTTGAGATCGTGACGATCTCAACCCGGGGGGATCGGGTGCAGGACCGTTCCCTGCGCGATCTCGGCGGCAAGGGATTGTTCTCCAAGGAGATCGAGGAGTTCCTCATTACGGGCGAGATCGACATTGCGGTCCATTCAACCAAGGACATGTCGGTGGAACAGCCTGAGGGGCTTGTTCTGGGCACGTTTCTGGAGCGCGAAAACCCGTTCGATGCGTTTATTACTCTGGATGGCAAGGCGCTCGCCGATCTGCCGCAGGGCGCCACTGTCGGCTCGTCTTCTCTGCGGCGCAAAGCGCAGCTTTTGAATAAGCGGCCCGATCTTAACGTAGTCGAATTCCGCGGCTCCGTTCAGACCCGTTTGACCAAACTCGAAGAGGGGGTGGCCGACGCCACCTTCCTCGCCATGGCTGGCCTCAATCGTCTGGGCTATGACGATGTGCCGCGTCAGGCGGTCACAGCCGAAGAGATGCTCCCCGCCGTGGCGCAAGGCGCGATTTCCATCGAACACCGTGAGGCCGACAGTGACATCGCCGAGATGCTCGCCGCGCTGCACCATGTGCCGACTGGACAGGCGATGGCCTGTGAACGCGCGTTTCTCGCCAAGCTCGACGGCTCTTGTCAGACCCCAATCGCGGGTCTGGCGCAGATCGACGGCGGGACGCTGAGGCTGCGCGGAGAAATCCTGCGCACGGATGGCTCGGAGAGCCTGACGGACGACATGTCCGGCCCGGTCGAAGACGGCGCCGCAATGGGTGTCGAGATGGCGACCAAACTCTTGGAGCGTGCGGGCGCCGGGTTCTTTGACTGGAAATAA
- the hemE gene encoding uroporphyrinogen decarboxylase — translation MTDKTILKALKGETQKVPPIWMMRQAGRYLPEYRATRAEAGDFLSLCYNSDLAAEVTLQPIRRFGFDAAILFADILLLPQALGADLWFVTGEGPRLSTITEGADFAKLKGKDDIHDKLSPIYETVKILSSELPKETTLIGFAGAPWTVATYMIAGRGTPDQGPAHALREGNNALFEKVIDLLTISTIEYLDMQIRAGAEVVKIFDSWAGSLKGEAFEKYAVEPARIITRELKRRHGDIPVIGFPREAGDGYIGFHKKTGVDCVALDNSVTPEWGAEHVQVDGCVQGNLASSHMVTGGQALIDEVRHVRDAFSKGPHIFNLGHGITPDADPDNVSLMIETLRETSKHLPLSEG, via the coding sequence ATGACCGACAAGACGATCCTGAAAGCTCTGAAAGGCGAAACACAAAAGGTTCCGCCGATCTGGATGATGCGTCAGGCCGGGCGGTATCTGCCGGAATATCGCGCGACGCGGGCCGAAGCGGGGGACTTCCTGTCGTTGTGCTACAACTCCGATCTGGCCGCCGAAGTGACGCTTCAGCCGATCCGGCGCTTTGGCTTTGACGCCGCGATCCTCTTTGCCGACATCCTCTTGCTGCCGCAGGCTTTGGGGGCCGATCTCTGGTTCGTCACCGGCGAAGGCCCGCGCCTCTCGACCATCACCGAGGGCGCGGATTTTGCCAAGCTCAAGGGCAAGGACGACATCCACGACAAGCTGTCGCCAATCTATGAAACGGTGAAAATCCTCTCGTCGGAATTGCCGAAGGAAACGACGCTCATCGGCTTTGCAGGCGCGCCCTGGACCGTGGCGACCTATATGATTGCGGGGCGTGGCACGCCCGATCAAGGCCCTGCGCATGCGCTCCGCGAAGGGAATAATGCCCTGTTCGAGAAGGTCATCGACCTGTTGACGATCTCGACCATCGAATATCTCGACATGCAAATCCGTGCAGGCGCCGAAGTGGTGAAAATCTTCGACAGCTGGGCCGGGAGCCTCAAAGGCGAGGCCTTCGAGAAATACGCCGTTGAGCCAGCCCGCATCATCACCCGCGAATTGAAGCGCCGTCACGGCGACATTCCGGTGATCGGTTTCCCGCGCGAGGCGGGCGACGGCTACATCGGGTTCCATAAGAAAACCGGCGTCGATTGCGTTGCTTTGGACAATTCCGTAACGCCCGAATGGGGCGCGGAACATGTGCAGGTGGACGGCTGTGTGCAGGGCAATCTGGCGTCTTCGCATATGGTGACGGGCGGTCAGGCCCTGATCGACGAGGTGCGCCATGTGCGCGACGCCTTCTCGAAAGGCCCGCATATTTTCAACCTCGGCCACGGCATCACGCCGGATGCGGACCCGGACAACGTGAGCCTGATGATCGAGACGTTGAGAGAGACGTCTAAGCACCTGCCGTTATCAGAGGGTTAG
- a CDS encoding calcium-binding protein — protein sequence MSTETISLSLPSTESVSAEHFGVNFVDAYEAIDSSNWNDNKFEDLNDFIDGGAADMGLTSLRWSGGSDIEKYEITGTTTGTVELSAIDDLGNNAKTLSLGNGSADNTQNENLGTFLEFCGNNNIEATIIIPTEWLVDTQYKGPNYVADQINPTDLASIEAYVEKVMELAAEHNVTIAGFEIGNEYQSWFTPQGYAEVLNAVVPVVHSVVGEDGPDIIAQMAINTKDDGGLSLDEWEYRNENGVWQNVDSVVANAIDGLASHFYYQEGQETQNGSDWVHSYDNIDDLVAKFAEMASAWGTDIDLHMTEWGVSKTTLTGEEANFGLRQLAPTLEMFSAMIKHGVDSADIWPLLYKDSSLAQNEHLKPVGQLFDLMNDHLIGKNVVEFTLDSDDYDIHGFIGGGEGAAFFSSFLDSSQDLTIDLTDMYGLRGEVTVYIIESDDYTDANAWGSVTTSAGADTYTINAGGTISLRLDAYETAVIVYDAVDLSDYAVVTQASVEYQDATHGTSYKYLDEAVTNDLIIGTDVHDWIRTGDGNDYINGGAGADALYGGKGNDIIVGGAGNDYIAAGANSDTVYGGTGEDIVYGGLGEDRIWAGDGDDLIHGDGGTGHLYGELGDDILHGGNSRDYLYGGGGNDLIVGNGGDDEIYGHNGNDTIRGGGGADVITGGNGNDTFVFNDGFGLDVITDFEATNDNETIDLSDVSAITGFSDLQSNHMSQSGSDVLITVDANNVITLENVLLSDLEAADFLF from the coding sequence ATGAGCACGGAAACCATTTCACTTTCTCTACCCTCTACAGAATCCGTGTCCGCAGAACACTTTGGGGTAAATTTCGTCGATGCCTATGAAGCGATCGATTCCAGCAACTGGAACGACAATAAGTTTGAAGACCTCAACGACTTCATTGATGGTGGCGCGGCCGACATGGGCCTCACCTCTCTGCGTTGGTCCGGTGGTTCTGATATCGAGAAATATGAAATAACCGGCACAACGACAGGCACTGTCGAACTTTCGGCCATCGACGATCTCGGGAACAATGCAAAAACACTGAGCCTTGGCAACGGATCAGCCGATAATACCCAGAACGAAAACCTTGGAACCTTCCTTGAATTTTGTGGCAACAATAATATCGAAGCCACAATCATCATCCCAACCGAATGGCTGGTTGATACGCAATACAAAGGGCCAAATTACGTCGCAGATCAGATTAACCCAACTGATTTAGCGTCCATCGAAGCCTATGTTGAAAAGGTCATGGAGCTCGCAGCAGAGCATAATGTCACGATCGCCGGCTTTGAAATTGGCAATGAGTACCAATCCTGGTTTACGCCCCAAGGCTATGCTGAGGTTCTGAACGCCGTTGTTCCGGTGGTTCATAGTGTGGTCGGCGAGGATGGGCCAGACATCATCGCTCAGATGGCCATCAACACCAAAGATGATGGTGGCCTCTCACTCGATGAGTGGGAGTATCGAAATGAAAATGGTGTTTGGCAAAATGTGGATTCAGTCGTGGCAAACGCGATTGATGGGCTTGCCTCGCATTTCTACTATCAGGAAGGTCAAGAGACCCAAAACGGCAGCGACTGGGTTCATAGCTACGACAACATTGACGATTTAGTCGCAAAATTTGCCGAGATGGCCTCTGCTTGGGGCACCGACATTGATCTGCATATGACCGAATGGGGCGTAAGCAAAACGACGCTTACCGGCGAAGAGGCCAACTTCGGCCTGCGTCAGCTCGCACCCACCCTCGAGATGTTCTCGGCCATGATCAAACATGGCGTCGATAGCGCCGACATCTGGCCTTTGCTGTACAAAGATTCCTCTCTCGCCCAAAACGAACACCTCAAACCCGTGGGACAGCTGTTCGACCTGATGAATGACCATCTCATCGGGAAAAACGTTGTCGAGTTTACGCTCGATTCCGATGACTACGACATCCACGGTTTCATCGGGGGTGGCGAAGGTGCCGCGTTCTTTTCGTCATTCCTGGACAGTAGCCAAGACCTCACGATTGATCTGACCGATATGTATGGGCTGCGCGGCGAGGTTACGGTCTATATCATCGAAAGCGATGATTATACGGACGCAAATGCTTGGGGCAGCGTGACCACGAGTGCGGGGGCTGACACTTACACCATCAATGCGGGCGGCACCATTTCACTCCGTCTCGATGCCTATGAGACCGCTGTTATAGTGTACGACGCTGTCGATCTTTCCGATTACGCCGTCGTGACACAGGCCAGCGTGGAATATCAGGACGCCACACACGGCACCTCATATAAATATCTGGACGAAGCCGTAACGAACGACCTTATCATTGGCACAGATGTCCACGACTGGATCAGAACCGGCGACGGCAACGACTATATCAACGGTGGCGCAGGGGCGGATGCTCTATACGGCGGTAAAGGCAACGACATCATCGTGGGCGGGGCAGGAAACGACTACATCGCAGCCGGAGCAAATTCTGACACGGTCTATGGCGGCACGGGTGAGGACATCGTTTACGGAGGTCTTGGCGAGGACCGGATTTGGGCCGGCGACGGGGATGATTTGATCCATGGAGACGGTGGAACCGGGCATCTCTATGGCGAATTGGGCGACGACATCCTCCATGGTGGCAATTCCAGAGATTACCTCTACGGCGGCGGCGGCAATGATTTGATCGTGGGCAACGGAGGGGACGACGAAATCTATGGGCACAATGGCAATGACACCATTCGCGGCGGGGGTGGCGCAGATGTGATCACCGGCGGCAACGGGAATGATACCTTCGTCTTTAACGACGGGTTCGGGCTGGATGTGATCACCGATTTCGAAGCCACGAATGACAATGAAACAATAGATCTCAGCGATGTCTCCGCCATCACAGGCTTCTCAGATTTGCAGAGCAATCACATGTCTCAAAGCGGCTCGGACGTTTTGATCACCGTTGACGCGAACAATGTGATTACTCTGGAGAATGTCTTGCTCTCTGATCTGGAGGCCGCAGATTTTCTGTTCTGA
- the hemF gene encoding oxygen-dependent coproporphyrinogen oxidase gives MSDEMTTEKQRASAWFRSLRDQIVSAFEALEDTQLSGPYAGHHAGRFEVTETARESEDGSDAGGGLMSVMRGGRVFEKIGVNVSTVYGTLGERAQMAMAARKGLPGMKDDPRFWAAGISLVAHMQNPHTPAVHMNTRMFWTPHGWWFGGGSDLNPCIEYDEDTAAFHAVQKDHCDAHDPDYYPRFKAWADEYFYIPHRGRARGVGGIFYDDLNTGDWEKDFAFTQDVGRAFLPAFLGVTEKRRDTPWSEMDKDRQLVHRGLYAEYNLVYDRGTKFGLETGHNPDAVLMSLPPMAKWV, from the coding sequence ATGAGCGACGAGATGACGACCGAAAAACAGCGCGCAAGTGCGTGGTTTCGCAGCCTGCGCGATCAGATCGTTTCGGCGTTTGAGGCGCTCGAAGACACACAGTTGAGCGGACCCTACGCTGGGCACCACGCAGGCCGGTTCGAGGTGACCGAGACGGCACGCGAGTCGGAAGACGGGTCTGACGCGGGCGGCGGATTGATGTCTGTCATGCGTGGCGGGCGCGTGTTCGAGAAGATCGGCGTCAATGTTTCCACCGTCTACGGCACTTTGGGTGAGCGCGCCCAGATGGCGATGGCCGCGCGCAAAGGCCTGCCGGGGATGAAAGACGATCCGCGCTTTTGGGCGGCGGGCATTTCCTTGGTTGCGCATATGCAAAACCCGCATACGCCCGCCGTGCACATGAACACCAGGATGTTCTGGACCCCGCATGGTTGGTGGTTTGGCGGTGGGTCGGACCTGAACCCCTGCATCGAATATGATGAAGACACGGCGGCCTTTCATGCGGTGCAAAAAGACCACTGTGATGCGCATGATCCCGACTATTACCCACGGTTCAAAGCCTGGGCTGACGAGTATTTTTACATCCCGCACCGGGGCCGCGCGCGCGGGGTCGGGGGGATTTTCTACGATGATCTGAACACGGGTGATTGGGAGAAAGACTTTGCCTTCACTCAGGACGTCGGTCGTGCCTTCCTTCCGGCGTTTCTCGGCGTCACCGAAAAACGCCGCGATACGCCGTGGTCTGAGATGGACAAGGACCGCCAGCTCGTCCATCGGGGCCTCTACGCCGAATACAACCTTGTCTACGATCGCGGCACGAAATTCGGGCTCGAAACCGGGCACAACCCGGATGCGGTCCTGATGTCCCTGCCGCCGATGGCGAAATGGGTGTGA
- a CDS encoding SDR family oxidoreductase, whose translation MSFSIEGKVAIVTGAANGVGLSVARHFLEQGAYVMCADMDEASLTAEYGEEAEAEGARLAYFAGDLRQKLTIANLLSATIDAFDGVDILVNASRQVLMSAPLSVEDDNVADLLEQNLMTSLRLTQQVAKWMIKNSEKSEGDEGLVGSIVNLSSIAARRCQPELLAFSISSAAVDQMTRAMAVSLAPHRIRVNAVAFGSVMSSSLKDMLAENPDYRGEIVSKTPLGRVAPASEVAETVQYLTSDCSGFMTGQILTVDGGRTLVDPVLAPTH comes from the coding sequence ATGAGCTTTTCGATTGAGGGCAAGGTGGCCATCGTCACTGGGGCCGCCAATGGTGTCGGTCTTTCCGTCGCGCGGCATTTTCTGGAACAGGGCGCCTATGTGATGTGCGCCGATATGGATGAGGCCAGCCTGACCGCAGAATACGGAGAGGAGGCCGAGGCCGAAGGTGCAAGGCTTGCGTATTTCGCCGGGGATTTGCGCCAGAAACTCACCATCGCGAATCTGCTCTCCGCCACGATTGATGCCTTTGACGGAGTCGACATCCTCGTGAATGCCTCACGTCAGGTGTTGATGAGCGCTCCGCTGTCGGTCGAGGACGACAATGTCGCCGATCTGCTTGAACAGAACCTGATGACCTCGCTGCGCCTGACGCAGCAGGTGGCGAAATGGATGATCAAGAATTCGGAGAAATCCGAGGGGGACGAGGGGCTGGTTGGCTCCATCGTCAACCTGTCGTCCATCGCCGCGCGGCGGTGTCAGCCGGAGCTTTTGGCCTTTTCCATTTCCTCGGCGGCGGTCGATCAGATGACCCGCGCCATGGCGGTTTCTCTCGCGCCGCATCGCATCCGGGTGAATGCCGTGGCTTTCGGGTCGGTGATGAGTTCAAGCCTCAAGGACATGTTGGCCGAAAACCCGGATTATCGTGGCGAGATCGTCTCGAAAACGCCTCTGGGCCGCGTCGCCCCCGCCTCGGAAGTGGCGGAGACGGTGCAATATCTGACGTCGGATTGTTCCGGCTTCATGACCGGGCAAATCCTGACGGTGGACGGTGGCCGGACCCTTGTGGATCCGGTCCTTGCGCCCACGCACTGA
- a CDS encoding methyltransferase: MVSPRLSLLLDGAVPARVVIYRPRSDADLSALKGAEVQIVQGFKPDVDAFKAQGYEVVTEARGQFDLAIVAVPRAKAEARALIADAALRADQVIVDGQKTDGIDSLWKDIKKRVETQVVSKAHGKAIRFSGGDFADWANPGPLKLIDGFTTRLGVFSVDRIDKASEALAEALPAKLPPRIADLGAGWGYLSRAILAREGVKELHLVEAEAAAIASAKDNITDDRAQFHWEDATKFKPPHLLDAVIMNPPFHTTRAADPALGQAFIKAAAGMLSPQGQLWLVANRQLPYEATLASLFGTVDEIAVTGGFKLLHAAKPLRRATTKS, translated from the coding sequence ATGGTGTCCCCGCGTCTCTCCCTTCTGCTAGACGGAGCCGTCCCGGCCCGCGTGGTGATTTATCGCCCGCGCTCCGACGCCGATCTTTCTGCGCTGAAAGGCGCCGAGGTTCAGATCGTGCAGGGTTTCAAACCCGATGTCGACGCCTTCAAGGCGCAAGGCTATGAAGTGGTGACCGAGGCCCGAGGCCAATTCGATCTCGCCATCGTCGCCGTGCCGCGTGCCAAGGCGGAAGCTCGTGCCTTGATTGCAGATGCCGCCCTGCGCGCGGATCAGGTCATCGTCGACGGTCAAAAGACCGATGGTATCGACAGCCTCTGGAAAGACATCAAGAAGCGGGTGGAGACGCAGGTCGTGTCTAAAGCGCATGGCAAGGCGATCCGGTTCTCTGGTGGTGATTTCGCGGATTGGGCCAATCCCGGTCCGCTGAAGCTGATTGATGGTTTTACAACGCGTCTGGGCGTCTTCTCCGTTGATCGTATCGACAAGGCGTCCGAGGCGCTGGCCGAGGCTTTGCCCGCGAAACTTCCCCCCCGCATCGCCGATCTCGGCGCGGGCTGGGGCTATCTGTCCCGTGCGATTCTGGCGCGCGAGGGTGTGAAGGAGCTGCACCTCGTGGAGGCCGAAGCTGCCGCGATTGCCTCCGCCAAGGACAATATCACGGACGACCGCGCGCAGTTCCATTGGGAAGACGCCACCAAATTCAAACCGCCGCACCTTTTGGACGCCGTGATCATGAACCCGCCGTTTCACACCACGCGGGCGGCCGACCCGGCGTTAGGGCAGGCCTTTATTAAGGCCGCCGCCGGAATGTTGTCGCCGCAGGGCCAGCTCTGGCTGGTGGCCAACCGACAACTGCCTTATGAGGCGACACTTGCCTCTCTCTTTGGCACGGTCGATGAGATTGCCGTCACGGGTGGTTTCAAATTGCTTCACGCTGCGAAACCCCTTCGCAGAGCGACCACAAAATCCTAA
- the clpS gene encoding ATP-dependent Clp protease adapter ClpS: protein MIRAPQMMADNDDRSDEDGDVGLALKPKPKTKRPPLYKVMLLNDDYTPMEFVVLVLERFFGIGHAQATEIMLTVHKKGLAVVGVFPHEIAETKVSQVMDFSRRHQHPLQCTMEKE from the coding sequence ATGATCCGCGCACCGCAGATGATGGCTGACAATGACGACCGTTCGGATGAGGACGGCGATGTCGGACTTGCGCTCAAACCCAAGCCCAAGACAAAGCGCCCGCCGCTTTACAAGGTCATGTTGCTCAACGACGATTACACGCCGATGGAATTCGTCGTGCTGGTGCTCGAACGGTTCTTCGGCATCGGTCATGCGCAGGCGACCGAGATCATGCTGACCGTTCATAAAAAGGGCCTCGCGGTCGTTGGCGTGTTCCCGCATGAGATCGCGGAGACCAAGGTCTCGCAGGTTATGGATTTTTCCCGCCGCCATCAGCATCCGCTGCAATGCACCATGGAAAAGGAATAG
- a CDS encoding HAD family hydrolase, with protein MTEKLATIAFDADDTLWENEQFFRMTQERFAALLADFTEPDHLSERLLAAERRNLGAYGFGIKGFVLSMIETAIEVTEERVPASVIQELISAGQEMLRHPIHLLDGVEDTVGALAEDYEILLVTKGDLLDQERKLAQSGLGDLFDGIEVVSAKTPSVYSTIFARHNVAPERAMMVGNSMKSDVIPPIEAGAWGVFVPHNFTWEIEHAEAPAGHPRFHELPRLTGLPALIETIQKT; from the coding sequence ATGACCGAAAAACTCGCCACAATCGCCTTTGATGCCGACGACACGCTTTGGGAAAACGAACAGTTTTTCCGCATGACGCAGGAGCGTTTTGCCGCCCTTCTGGCCGATTTCACCGAGCCCGATCATCTCTCTGAGCGGCTTCTGGCCGCCGAGCGTCGCAACCTTGGCGCCTATGGATTCGGCATCAAGGGCTTTGTCCTCTCGATGATCGAAACCGCGATTGAGGTGACCGAGGAACGGGTGCCTGCCTCCGTGATTCAGGAATTGATTTCGGCGGGACAAGAGATGCTGCGCCATCCGATTCATCTATTGGACGGCGTGGAAGATACCGTTGGCGCGCTGGCCGAGGACTACGAGATTCTTCTGGTCACCAAAGGCGATCTTCTGGATCAGGAGCGCAAACTGGCGCAATCGGGGCTGGGCGATCTCTTCGATGGGATCGAGGTGGTCTCGGCCAAAACCCCTAGCGTATACAGCACCATCTTCGCCCGCCACAATGTCGCCCCAGAGCGCGCCATGATGGTGGGCAACTCGATGAAATCTGACGTCATTCCGCCGATTGAGGCCGGGGCCTGGGGCGTTTTCGTGCCGCATAATTTCACTTGGGAAATCGAACACGCAGAGGCGCCAGCCGGACATCCGCGCTTTCACGAATTGCCGCGCCTGACCGGATTGCCCGCCTTGATCGAGACGATTCAAAAAACTTGA